TGTATCGCCTTTAAGAAATATTCTTCTGCTTTCGGGGAATGGTGGGCATCCGGATAATGTGCGTATATTTTGCCGTAGGTGAAATAACAATTTGCCTTTTCCGGTTTTGAATTTATCTCTTCAGCAAATTTATAGCCCTTATCCACCAACCCGATTACTTCTTCAAAATCTCTCCCTTGGCGCAGTAAAACTTGGGCGAGCAAACAGTAGGTATGTATCAGCGTGGATTTATCACCAATCAGTTCCAAAACTTCTTTTGCGTTTAAAAGATAACCTTCGGCTTCTTTCAGTTCATCAATTTTCAAATTCACCATTCCGAGATTGTTATTAACAATGCCGATGCCCTGTTGATTACCGGTTCGTTCAAAAATTGCCAACGATTGCTGATAGACTTCCCTTGCCTGGTCGTATGCCCCGATATCATAATACACCAATCCTAAGTTGCTCCCGGTAACAGCAAAACCATGTTTATCACCGATTTCTTCAAAAATTTCCCGGGTTTTCTTATACACCGCTATCGCCCTATCATAGGCATTTTCCTTGTAGTAAATAATCCCCAGATTGATGTGGGCGATACCCAGACTTCTCCGGTCACCGATTTCTTCAAAGATTTTTAGAGCCTGCTGGTATGCACCTATTGCATCTTTATAATCGCCCTTATCCATATAGACATTGCCCAGATTATTCATGGCAATGCCAGTGCCGCGTTTATCACCTACTCGTTCATAAATTGCCAATGATTTTTTATAGGCTTCAATTGCCTGGTCATACTTCCCTTTATCATAGAGAATCGTTCCCCAGTTATTGAACCCTTTCGCACGTATGTTTTCCAACCTCGGGTTTAGATGGGTCGTCGACAGTTTCTCAGTTATCTTCAATCCTTCTTCGATTTCTTTTAGTGCCTCCTCCATCATTCCCTTGATTCTTAAGGAGGTGGCTCTTGAGAAATGAATTTCGGCTTTTTCCATCAGTCCTTCTGGAGAATTATCTGTCAACTTTACTAACTCCTCGCCCAGCACCATCAATGCCTCATCCCAGCTTCCCTGATTCTGATAGACTCCGGCAATCTTTCTTTGTGCCATCACTTTAGTGATTGTATCATCAGTTACATTAAAAACCTCTTCATAATTTTTGATTGCCTTTTCATATTCCCCTTTTAGGGCATAAATATCGCCGAGGGCTTCCAATGCCTCAATGAAAACCGATTGATAATCTGTCTCTGGAGGTTGTTCTTCTTTTATCATCGATAAAATTTTTTCAAAATATCCCTTTGCCTCTTCATTCGCATACCGGTCTTTTGCCTTCTTTCCAGCCTTTTTTAGCCACTCCAGCGCCTTTTTCAGTTCATCGCTCTGGCTATACTGATAGGCGAGAATCTCGGTGAAATCATCCAGTCGGTGAGAAAATGCCTGCTCTATCGCCGCGCCGACGCGGCGGTGGAGTTCCCGGCGTTTTTTCTTCACCAGACTGTTATACACCACCTCCTGAATCAGGGGATGATTAAAGGTATAGGCTAAATCCGATTCAGTCTCCAATCTTCTGATATATCCCATCTCCTCCAGGGTGGCTAAATGGAATGTGAGCATGAGTTCTTCAAACCCATTGAGCATTTCTAATATCCGCACATAGAAATTCCTGCCCATCACCGCAGCAGCCTGGAGAATTTTGCGGAGTTCTGGACTGAGCCTGTCTAATCGGGCAGTGAGTAAAGCCTGGAGCGTATCCGGTATGGCAATGGATTGGATATCAGCGGTCATGCGCCAGACACCAGCTTCCAGCACCAGATAGCCACCATCAATAAGAGACCGTATGAGTTCTTCCAGATAAAAAGGGTTGCCCTCAGCCTTTTTAAGCAATTTATCGCACAGTGTCTGAGGAAAACCGGGACTTTTTAATAAATTAGCGATAATCTGGCTACTGGCATGGATATCAAGGGGCTTGAGGATTATTTTCAAATAAATATCCGGCAGTCTTTTCTTTAGTTTTTCTATAAAACGGTAACCCGGCAGTTCTGTTTCAAGCCGCAATATCGCGAGCAG
Above is a genomic segment from candidate division WOR-3 bacterium containing:
- a CDS encoding tetratricopeptide repeat protein; this translates as MDLKPQERRLITIIFADLSGFTALSSQLDPEDVQEVANTTFEILNKPIIDQGGIVHKYEGDLVIALFGLPFAHEDDPERAIKAGLRMLELIPEVNECISKKLKKKTDLGLHIGINSGIVVAGEVGSEEKKEWTVMGDVVNLTSRLKDIAQRGEIIVSETVYRASRYLFEYEILDPVVVKGIEKPVRIFKPLRLKEKPEPKRGIHGISSPLVGRDEELALLQEWVKKIAKGEFGAGFILGDAGIGKSRLFMEFKKYLSSEVSTPFLLLETACLSFGDAIPFLPILQIIKQIFKISDADSLEVIQAKLLKKAQEFFRDEYGEVLPYLGYLFSIRFSEELEEKIKYLTPRDLKLQIFLSVCRLFARIAHDQPVILAIDDFHWIDAESLELLDFIFSSPRPFPFFLLAILRLETELPGYRFIEKLKKRLPDIYLKIILKPLDIHASSQIIANLLKSPGFPQTLCDKLLKKAEGNPFYLEELIRSLIDGGYLVLEAGVWRMTADIQSIAIPDTLQALLTARLDRLSPELRKILQAAAVMGRNFYVRILEMLNGFEELMLTFHLATLEEMGYIRRLETESDLAYTFNHPLIQEVVYNSLVKKKRRELHRRVGAAIEQAFSHRLDDFTEILAYQYSQSDELKKALEWLKKAGKKAKDRYANEEAKGYFEKILSMIKEEQPPETDYQSVFIEALEALGDIYALKGEYEKAIKNYEEVFNVTDDTITKVMAQRKIAGVYQNQGSWDEALMVLGEELVKLTDNSPEGLMEKAEIHFSRATSLRIKGMMEEALKEIEEGLKITEKLSTTHLNPRLENIRAKGFNNWGTILYDKGKYDQAIEAYKKSLAIYERVGDKRGTGIAMNNLGNVYMDKGDYKDAIGAYQQALKIFEEIGDRRSLGIAHINLGIIYYKENAYDRAIAVYKKTREIFEEIGDKHGFAVTGSNLGLVYYDIGAYDQAREVYQQSLAIFERTGNQQGIGIVNNNLGMVNLKIDELKEAEGYLLNAKEVLELIGDKSTLIHTYCLLAQVLLRQGRDFEEVIGLVDKGYKFAEEINSKPEKANCYFTYGKIYAHYPDAHHSPKAEEYFLKAIQIYTELRQKKELAECYFEYACLLKNLEEQKSPVMITEGSATYFAKASALFKELGLIHRIEEVAKDFKPGSGAQKK